Proteins encoded by one window of Emticicia oligotrophica DSM 17448:
- a CDS encoding DUF4242 domain-containing protein, protein MPKYVIEREISGAGNLTAEQLKGISQTSCGVLNILGPQIQWVYSYVTADKIYCIYNAPRFANTPHKEDFQPTQ, encoded by the coding sequence ATGCCTAAGTATGTAATCGAAAGAGAAATTTCTGGTGCAGGAAATTTAACTGCTGAACAATTGAAAGGTATTTCACAAACCTCTTGTGGCGTACTAAACATTTTAGGACCGCAAATCCAATGGGTTTATAGTTATGTAACTGCTGATAAAATTTACTGTATTTATAATGCACCCAGATTCGCGAACACGCCTCACAAGGAGGATTTCCAGCCAACTCAGTAA
- the trmD gene encoding tRNA (guanosine(37)-N1)-methyltransferase TrmD, translating to MENENLNTEITNSAGLRIDIISCVPRLLDSFFDHSILKRAKEAGHAEVVIHDLRDYSTHKQKQIDDYAFGGGAGMVLGIETIARCIRSLQNIRIYDEIIYMTPDGERFEQKVANRLSMSKNLMILCGHYKGIDERVREHFITKEISIGDYVLSGGELPAAVVSDAIIRLIPGVLNDETSALTDSFQDNLLAPPVYTRPADFEGWKVPEILLSGHEKKIAEWRLEQSIKRTQARRPDLLQ from the coding sequence ATGGAAAACGAAAATTTGAATACCGAAATAACTAATAGTGCAGGTTTACGAATTGATATCATTTCGTGTGTGCCACGATTGTTAGATAGTTTCTTTGACCATTCAATCTTGAAGAGAGCTAAAGAAGCTGGGCACGCCGAAGTAGTAATTCATGACCTACGTGATTACTCCACACATAAGCAAAAACAAATTGATGATTATGCCTTTGGGGGTGGAGCAGGAATGGTTCTCGGAATTGAGACAATTGCTCGTTGTATTCGTAGTTTGCAAAATATTAGAATTTATGACGAAATAATTTACATGACTCCTGATGGCGAACGTTTCGAACAAAAAGTAGCAAACCGACTCTCAATGTCAAAAAATTTAATGATTCTTTGTGGACATTATAAAGGAATTGATGAACGGGTAAGAGAACATTTCATAACCAAAGAAATATCTATTGGTGATTATGTTCTTTCTGGCGGAGAGCTGCCTGCGGCTGTGGTAAGTGATGCTATCATACGTTTGATTCCAGGTGTATTGAATGATGAGACTTCAGCACTTACAGATTCTTTCCAAGATAACCTTTTAGCTCCACCAGTATATACAAGGCCTGCTGATTTTGAAGGATGGAAAGTGCCTGAGATATTATTATCTGGACATGAGAAAAAAATTGCGGAGTGGCGTTTGGAGCAATCAATCAAACGAACACAAGCACGCAGACCAGATTTATTACAGTAG
- the rimM gene encoding ribosome maturation factor RimM (Essential for efficient processing of 16S rRNA) produces the protein MTKEDCYLLGRLTKTHGLKGELTIWLDVDYPEEYEDLDSVLVEIKGELVPHFVEEIQIRPNKSIIKFEDINSIEAAQKIVNCDLYLPNDNLEELDDDQFYYHEIIDFDIVDDSYGKLGRVSAVYTAEVQDLIAMVYQNKEILIPISDEIVKTVDRDKKELYTSLPQGLLEVYLEEGNELPDDADEDEQ, from the coding sequence ATGACAAAAGAAGATTGTTATCTACTCGGACGCCTCACCAAAACACATGGTTTGAAAGGCGAGCTTACTATTTGGTTGGATGTAGATTATCCAGAAGAATATGAAGATCTTGATTCTGTATTAGTAGAAATTAAGGGTGAGTTAGTACCTCACTTTGTAGAAGAGATTCAAATCAGACCTAATAAGTCAATTATTAAGTTTGAAGATATAAATAGCATTGAGGCCGCTCAAAAAATTGTCAATTGTGATTTGTATTTGCCCAATGACAACCTTGAAGAACTAGATGATGACCAATTCTACTACCATGAAATTATTGACTTTGATATTGTGGATGATTCGTACGGGAAATTAGGGAGAGTATCGGCAGTTTATACGGCTGAGGTACAAGACTTAATTGCAATGGTTTATCAAAATAAGGAAATATTAATTCCTATTAGTGATGAAATTGTAAAAACAGTTGACCGTGATAAAAAAGAGTTGTACACTAGCTTACCTCAAGGCTTATTAGAAGTGTATTTAGAGGAAGGCAATGAATTGCCTGATGATGCAGATGAGGATGAACAATAG
- a CDS encoding 30S ribosomal protein S16 — MAVKIRLARRGRKQAPIYDIVVADSRSPRDGKFIEKLGQYNPQSTPAGITLKDDRAVYWLMVGAEPTDTTKKILSVRGVMLKKHLQVGVAKGAITQEVADARFEAWAKEKDAKREAKIAKLTEGKDAAKKAAFEAEKKKRADMEAAQQKAAEEAAAAATATEETTEEAPAAEASEETTEA, encoded by the coding sequence ATGGCAGTTAAAATCAGATTAGCAAGAAGAGGACGCAAGCAAGCTCCTATCTACGATATCGTAGTAGCAGACTCACGCTCACCTCGCGATGGTAAATTCATCGAGAAATTAGGTCAGTACAACCCACAATCAACACCAGCTGGTATTACGTTGAAAGACGACAGAGCTGTATATTGGTTAATGGTAGGTGCAGAACCAACAGATACAACCAAGAAAATCTTATCTGTAAGAGGTGTGATGTTGAAAAAACACTTACAAGTTGGTGTAGCAAAAGGTGCTATCACTCAAGAAGTGGCTGACGCACGTTTCGAAGCTTGGGCTAAAGAAAAAGACGCAAAAAGAGAAGCAAAAATTGCTAAATTAACTGAAGGCAAAGATGCTGCTAAAAAAGCAGCTTTCGAAGCTGAAAAGAAAAAGCGTGCTGACATGGAAGCAGCTCAACAAAAAGCAGCTGAAGAAGCAGCGGCCGCAGCAACAGCAACTGAAGAAACAACTGAAGAGGCTCCTGCAGCTGAAGCTTCAGAAGAAACAACAGAGGCTTAA
- a CDS encoding DUF4403 family protein, whose translation MKSKKAILTLKTLAFISSFFLAHVVVAQKANPEAPAESYLQDTVVVQKVFSNISIPFDIAMSDIEKQINTTVYGLIYEDNSYTDDNNDNFKCKVWKKSNIVITAATNDVFDFTVPIKVWAEKGIGAFGYMKYIPVEFEMNLKFSTKFTIKPDWSVQTFTTPNGYEWITKPKLNVGFDVPIDFIIGKIIDGNHSKFAKSLDDAVAKNMTLKPYVIQAWNASTQPYLVSEEYRTWVKFTPLEISMVPLRTVGRNIKSVIGIKAYTETLTGERPFTPFAVSNVPNLKIVTGISNDFQVGLMSDVLFTEAAAIAQKMFVGQTYEFQEGRYKIEITGIDIYGSDEFLVIKADIKGSLKGTIYIKGIPVYDPNKKKIVLSDTQFDIKTKNILAKAAAWLLEGKLVKMIEDEFGIPVDELITYAKQNIETSMNTEYKKGVKLSGKIDSVQPDKVYLTPTSIVALVTAKGKIEVKVEGL comes from the coding sequence TTTACAAGATACCGTAGTCGTGCAAAAAGTTTTTTCAAATATTAGTATTCCTTTCGATATTGCCATGAGTGATATCGAAAAACAAATCAACACCACAGTATATGGTCTGATTTATGAAGATAATAGTTATACTGATGATAACAATGATAACTTCAAATGTAAAGTTTGGAAGAAATCAAATATCGTAATTACGGCCGCTACTAATGATGTTTTCGATTTTACAGTACCAATAAAAGTTTGGGCTGAAAAAGGAATAGGAGCTTTTGGTTATATGAAGTATATTCCAGTAGAATTTGAGATGAATCTTAAATTCTCTACAAAATTCACCATTAAGCCCGATTGGTCAGTTCAAACCTTTACTACCCCTAATGGCTACGAATGGATTACAAAACCCAAGTTAAATGTAGGTTTTGATGTACCAATTGATTTTATTATTGGAAAAATTATTGATGGTAATCATTCCAAGTTTGCGAAGTCTCTAGATGATGCAGTCGCTAAAAACATGACTTTGAAGCCTTATGTAATTCAAGCTTGGAATGCTTCAACACAACCATATTTGGTTTCAGAAGAATATCGTACTTGGGTAAAATTTACGCCACTTGAAATTTCTATGGTTCCACTAAGAACTGTGGGCAGAAACATTAAATCTGTAATAGGCATTAAAGCATACACTGAAACACTCACTGGTGAACGACCTTTTACGCCATTTGCAGTGAGTAATGTGCCTAATTTGAAAATTGTAACGGGTATTTCGAATGATTTTCAAGTTGGACTCATGAGTGATGTTTTATTTACAGAAGCTGCAGCCATTGCTCAGAAGATGTTTGTTGGACAAACGTATGAATTTCAAGAGGGTAGGTATAAAATTGAAATTACTGGGATTGATATTTATGGTAGTGATGAGTTTTTAGTAATCAAAGCTGATATTAAAGGGAGTCTTAAAGGAACAATCTATATAAAAGGGATACCCGTATATGACCCAAACAAGAAAAAAATAGTATTATCGGATACGCAATTTGATATTAAAACCAAAAATATATTAGCTAAAGCTGCAGCATGGCTCTTAGAGGGTAAGCTTGTAAAGATGATTGAAGATGAATTCGGTATACCAGTTGATGAGCTTATTACTTATGCTAAGCAAAATATTGAAACTTCTATGAATACCGAATATAAAAAAGGAGTGAAGTTAAGCGGTAAAATTGATAGTGTTCAACCAGATAAGGTCTATCTCACACCAACGAGTATTGTAGCATTGGTAACGGCAAAGGGTAAAATTGAGGTAAAAGTAGAAGGGCTTTAA